The following proteins are encoded in a genomic region of Brachypodium distachyon strain Bd21 chromosome 1, Brachypodium_distachyon_v3.0, whole genome shotgun sequence:
- the LOC100836068 gene encoding acetate/butyrate--CoA ligase AAE7, peroxisomal isoform X1 has translation METWYHLEGAPNRLARKTRNHHCFKSNKISLSLSLVESLSMILSVSLFRVLGLNSWKRQKSMWNDGLFLFHLWWVHCRFVPIPNSLEVAVIAPNVPATYEAHFGVPMCGAVVNCVNIRLNAETIAFLLDHSMAEVVMVDQEFFTLAEESLKIVAERKKQEFRLPILLVVGDPTCNPKSLQYALRHGATEYEEFLKTGDPEFNWKPPKDEWQSIALGYTSGTTSSPKGVVLHHRGAYLMALSVAMVWGMPEGAIYLWTLPMFHCNGWCYTWALAALCGTSICLRQVSTKAIYTGIAKQGVTHFCAAPVVMNNLINAPASETFLPLPRVVNVMLAGAAPTPSLLAALSIRGFRVTHTYGLSETYGPSTVCAWKPEWDNLPLEERSLLHCRQGIRYTALEGLDVVDPKTMAPVPADGKSYGEIVMRGNAVMKGYLKNPKANAEAFAHGWYHSGDLGVKHPDGYIEVKDRMKDIIISGGENISTLEIEKVLYMHPDVLEASVVARADERWGESPCAFVTLKESADSSDEAALAGNIMKFCRERMPGYWVPKSVIFGPLPKTATGKIKKHELRAKAKELGPVKKSRM, from the exons ATGGAAACATGGTATCATCTAGAAGGTGCTCCTAATAGGTTGGCAAGGAAAACACGGAACCATCACTGTTTTAAGTCAAATAAGATAAGCTTATCCCTTTCTTTGGTTGAGTCTTTGTCCATGATATTATCAGTTAGTCTATTTAGAGTATTAGGTCTAAATTCCTGGAAGCGCCAAAAAAGCATGTGGAATGAtggtttatttttgtttcatcttTGGTGGGTTCATTGCAGATTTGTACCAATTCCCAATTCCCTTGAG GTTGCTGTGATAGCTCCAAATGTTCCGGCAACTTATGAAGCGCACTTTGGTGTTCCAATGTGTGGAGCTGTGGTGAACTGTGTCAACATCCGGTTAAATGCTGAGACGATCGCATTCCTTCTTGATCATTCCATGGCAGAGGTTGTGATGGTGGACCAAGAATTTTTCACCCTAGCCGAAGAATCGCTGAAGATAGTGGCAGAGAGGAAGAAACAGGAATTTAGGCTTCCAATCCTTCTTGTTGTTGGAGATCCAACTTGCAATCCAAAGTCTCTACAGTATGCGCTGAGACATGGGGCCACTGAATATGAAGAGTTCCTGAAAACTGGTGACCCGGAATTCAATTGGAAGCCACCAAAGGATGAATGGCAGAGCATTGCCTTAGGGTACACTTCTGGGACTACTTCAAGCCCAAAAGGTGTCGTTTTGCACCATCGTGGCGCATATCTCATGGCGCTCAGTGTCGCTATGGTGTGGGGAATGCCGGAAGGGGCTATTTACCTGTGGACTTTGCCCATGTTCCATTGTAATGGTTGGTGTTACACTTGGGCATTGGCTGCCCTCTGTGGAACCAGCATATGTCTTCGCCAG GTGAGCACAAAGGCTATATACACCGGCATCGCAAAACAAGGAGTCACACATTTCTGTGCTGCACCTGTCGTCATGAATAACCTCATAAACGCTCCTGCAAGTGAAACCTTTCTGCCACTCCCCCGTGTGGTAAACGTCATGTTGGCGGGAGCTGCCCCGACACCATCTCTTCTCGCTGCCCTGTCTATCCGTGGTTTTCGTGTCACGCACACTTACGGTCTGTCGGAAACCTATGGCCCGTCGACAGTGTGCGCGTGGAAGCCGGAGTGGGACAATCTGCCACTGGAGGAACGTTCCCTTCTGCATTGTCGACAGGGCATCAGATACACTGCACTGGAAGGCCTGGACGTCGTTGATCCCAAAACAATGGCCCCTGTCCCAGCTGACGGCAAGTCCTACGGTGAGATCGTCATGAGGGGCAACGCTGTCATGAAGGGCTATCTGAAGAACCCCAAGGCTAACGCGGAGGCGTTTGCGCATGGCTGGTACCACTCTGGTGACCTCGGTGTGAAGCACCCCGACGGGTACATAGAAGTCAAGGACCGGATGAAAGACATCATCATCTCCGGCGGGGAGAACATCAGCACCCTGGAGATCGAGAAAGTGCTGTACATGCACCCCGATGTCCTCGAGGCCTCGGTCGTTGCCAGGGCTGACGAGAGATGGGGAGAGTCGCCATGCGCATTCGTTACACTGAAGGAAAGTGCTGACAGTTCGGACGAAGCAGCCCTGGCGGGCAACATCATGAAGTTCTGCCGTGAGAGGATGCCGGGCTACTGGGTGCCAAAGTCGGTCATCTTTGGGCCGTTGCCGAAGACTGCGACAGGGAAGATAAAGAAGCACGAGCTGAGGGCAAAGGCCAAGGAGCTTGGCCCTGTGAAGAAGAGCAGGATGTGA
- the LOC100836068 gene encoding acetate/butyrate--CoA ligase AAE7, peroxisomal isoform X2: MGSEGPGRGPERDIDDLPRNDANYTALTPLWFLERAALAQPDRASVVHGPVRYTWAETYRRCRRLASALAQRSVGHGNTVAVIAPNVPATYEAHFGVPMCGAVVNCVNIRLNAETIAFLLDHSMAEVVMVDQEFFTLAEESLKIVAERKKQEFRLPILLVVGDPTCNPKSLQYALRHGATEYEEFLKTGDPEFNWKPPKDEWQSIALGYTSGTTSSPKGVVLHHRGAYLMALSVAMVWGMPEGAIYLWTLPMFHCNGWCYTWALAALCGTSICLRQVSTKAIYTGIAKQGVTHFCAAPVVMNNLINAPASETFLPLPRVVNVMLAGAAPTPSLLAALSIRGFRVTHTYGLSETYGPSTVCAWKPEWDNLPLEERSLLHCRQGIRYTALEGLDVVDPKTMAPVPADGKSYGEIVMRGNAVMKGYLKNPKANAEAFAHGWYHSGDLGVKHPDGYIEVKDRMKDIIISGGENISTLEIEKVLYMHPDVLEASVVARADERWGESPCAFVTLKESADSSDEAALAGNIMKFCRERMPGYWVPKSVIFGPLPKTATGKIKKHELRAKAKELGPVKKSRM, from the exons ATGGGCTCGGAGGGGCCGGGGCGTGGGCCTGAGAGGGACATCGACGATCTGCCGCGGAACGACGCCAACTACACGGCGCTGACGCCGCTCTGGTTCCTGGAGCGGGCAGCCCTGGCGCAGCCGGACAGGGCGTCGGTCGTCCATGGCCCAGTCCGGTACACCTGGGCCGAGACCtaccgccggtgccgccgcctcgcctccgccCTGGCGCAGCGATCGGTCGGCCACGGCAACACG GTTGCTGTGATAGCTCCAAATGTTCCGGCAACTTATGAAGCGCACTTTGGTGTTCCAATGTGTGGAGCTGTGGTGAACTGTGTCAACATCCGGTTAAATGCTGAGACGATCGCATTCCTTCTTGATCATTCCATGGCAGAGGTTGTGATGGTGGACCAAGAATTTTTCACCCTAGCCGAAGAATCGCTGAAGATAGTGGCAGAGAGGAAGAAACAGGAATTTAGGCTTCCAATCCTTCTTGTTGTTGGAGATCCAACTTGCAATCCAAAGTCTCTACAGTATGCGCTGAGACATGGGGCCACTGAATATGAAGAGTTCCTGAAAACTGGTGACCCGGAATTCAATTGGAAGCCACCAAAGGATGAATGGCAGAGCATTGCCTTAGGGTACACTTCTGGGACTACTTCAAGCCCAAAAGGTGTCGTTTTGCACCATCGTGGCGCATATCTCATGGCGCTCAGTGTCGCTATGGTGTGGGGAATGCCGGAAGGGGCTATTTACCTGTGGACTTTGCCCATGTTCCATTGTAATGGTTGGTGTTACACTTGGGCATTGGCTGCCCTCTGTGGAACCAGCATATGTCTTCGCCAG GTGAGCACAAAGGCTATATACACCGGCATCGCAAAACAAGGAGTCACACATTTCTGTGCTGCACCTGTCGTCATGAATAACCTCATAAACGCTCCTGCAAGTGAAACCTTTCTGCCACTCCCCCGTGTGGTAAACGTCATGTTGGCGGGAGCTGCCCCGACACCATCTCTTCTCGCTGCCCTGTCTATCCGTGGTTTTCGTGTCACGCACACTTACGGTCTGTCGGAAACCTATGGCCCGTCGACAGTGTGCGCGTGGAAGCCGGAGTGGGACAATCTGCCACTGGAGGAACGTTCCCTTCTGCATTGTCGACAGGGCATCAGATACACTGCACTGGAAGGCCTGGACGTCGTTGATCCCAAAACAATGGCCCCTGTCCCAGCTGACGGCAAGTCCTACGGTGAGATCGTCATGAGGGGCAACGCTGTCATGAAGGGCTATCTGAAGAACCCCAAGGCTAACGCGGAGGCGTTTGCGCATGGCTGGTACCACTCTGGTGACCTCGGTGTGAAGCACCCCGACGGGTACATAGAAGTCAAGGACCGGATGAAAGACATCATCATCTCCGGCGGGGAGAACATCAGCACCCTGGAGATCGAGAAAGTGCTGTACATGCACCCCGATGTCCTCGAGGCCTCGGTCGTTGCCAGGGCTGACGAGAGATGGGGAGAGTCGCCATGCGCATTCGTTACACTGAAGGAAAGTGCTGACAGTTCGGACGAAGCAGCCCTGGCGGGCAACATCATGAAGTTCTGCCGTGAGAGGATGCCGGGCTACTGGGTGCCAAAGTCGGTCATCTTTGGGCCGTTGCCGAAGACTGCGACAGGGAAGATAAAGAAGCACGAGCTGAGGGCAAAGGCCAAGGAGCTTGGCCCTGTGAAGAAGAGCAGGATGTGA